CGACGTGCAGCAGTTCAAGCTGGGCAAGCTGGTGGGGGCGTCCACGGCGGGTGCGGCCAACACCAATGAATTCGTGCCCATCGCGCCGGGCTTCATGCTGAGTGTCTCGACCGGACGTCCGGTCCATCCGATCAGCAAGGCCAACTGGGAGGGGACCGGCGTTGTCCCGGACGTCGCGACGCCGCCAGCACAGGCGCTCGATCAGGCACACGCCCTGGCCCTGAAAGCCCTGGCCGCGGCGCATCCCGCGCCTGAAATCCAGGCGGACTACGACTGGGCGCTGCCCGAGATCGAGGCCCGACTCCATCCGGTCACGGTCTCGGCGGCGACCGCCAAGGCCGCGCCCGGGGCGTATGGCAAGTACGTCGTCACCGCGGAGAAGGACGGTCTGTGGATCGCGCGCCCGGGGCATCCTCTCTGGCCGGAGCCGCGTCGCCTCGAGCCGCTGACGAATGGCGGCTTGTTCGCGGTGGATGGCGTCGACCTCCTGCGGGTCGGCGTGAAGCCGGACGCCCTGGAACTGTGGTGGAAGGGCGAGCCCTCCCCCCGGATCCTGAATCGAAACTGAGCGAGGCGCCTGACTCGAGCAAGCTGGATCAAGCTCCCGGTCAGCCCGCGAAGTACGTCTGTCCGAGCACCTGGAAGGTGACGGACGGCGCCACGGTCTCGTTGGCGAATTTCGTCACCGAGTACCAGATATTGCGCGTCGCGGTTGGATTGGACACCACGGCCTTGCCCGTGACGGAGGCGAGCAGGGCTCCGGTCTGGTCATTGTACAGGTTGGCCGACACCGAGCAGTCGCCGAGCAGGCACCCCATCTCCAGCTTCAGCAGCAGCTTCGGGTTCGTCGCCAGCAACGTCTTCGCGAGATGTTGGCTCGTCGAGCGCAGCAGGGTCGCGGCAGTCAGCCTCACATCAATGGTGTGCGAGTCGTAGATCGCGTTGCTCGGCTTCGTCCATACCGGGCCGAGGTAGTCGCTACCGCAGGGGGCCGGGCAGGTGGGGGTCAAGGTGAAGGTCTGTGCCTCCGCGGGCGCCGAACCGAGGAACAACAGGGCGGAGACAAGCAACGAGCATGTCGTGGTGAACGTTCGCATGGAACAATCTCCTGGGAGACGAGGCGCGCGAGCCATCGCGCGACGGCAAACCGTTCGCCGTGGCGCGCACTCTAACCCGACGCTCCTCGATCTCTCGGCCGTGGTGGACGCGCGGCCAGGGCGGCCCGCCCCAAGGGACGTCATTTCTCGTGGTGCACTTGTATCAGACTGATATATAGGGAGGCCAGGAGGTCATCTTGGCGCGAGAGAACACCTGTCAGTTCGCCATCCTGGGGATGCTGTGCCGGGAGCCCATGAGCGGTTACGGCCTGCGTCAGGCCATCGAGCGGACGGTGGGGCACTTCTGGCAGGAGAGCTACGGCAACCTCTACCCGACGCTGGAGCGGATGGAGGCGGAGGCGCTGGTCGTGCTCGACCGGGAGGAGCACTCGCCAGGGGGGAGGGTGCGCAAGGTGTACCGGGTGACGGCGGAAGGGCGGAAGGTGCTCGCGGAGTGGCTGCGGCGGCCGGTGGTGCCCCACGTGGAGCGCAACGAGCTGTTGCTCAAGCTCTTCTTCGGCGCCCGGGTGGGACCGGAGGACTCGCTGGCGCACGTGGAGCGCAGCCGCGCCGAGGCCGAGGGACTGCTGGCCGCGCTGCGGCTCATCGACGAGGACTTCCGCCGCTCGCGCGAGGGCCACCCGGAGGAGCCCTACTCGCACCTGTCCATTCGGGCGGGGTTGCTCGGGCTGGAGGCACACCTGCGCTGGTGTGACGAGGCCCAGGAGGCGCTCCAACGTCTGGCTCACACGAAGGGTTCGAAGAAGGCAGAAGGAGGAGTGGGATGAGCGGTGAAGAAGGCTCGCGGCGCTCGCCGGTGTTCCTGCCATGGCTCGCCCTGGTGGGCGGGGCTGGCATGTCGATGCTCTTGAATTCGCGTGGGTCGCTGCTCCCCGGCTGGTTGATGGGCGCCTTGTTGCTCTTCTTCGTCCGCCAGCAGCGGCCGTGGGTGGGCTTCGTCGGCATCCTGAGCGTGAACACCCTCGCCACGGGGCTGGCGAACCTGGAGGTGTTCCCGGGGTCCGTCGCGGGCAACTTCGGAATGGCCCTTGGCGGCGCGCTCTTCCTGGCGCTGACGTTCCTGGCGGATCGGCTCATCGTGGGGCCACGGGCGTCCTTCGCGGGGACGTTCTTCCTGCCGGCGGCGATGACGGGGTTGGAGCTCTTCAGCAGCGTGGGCAACCCGTTCGGCACCTGGGGGTCGCTGGCCTATAGCCAGGCGGGGGCGCCCGTGCTGGTGCAGTTCGTGTCGGTGACGGGACTGTGGGGCCTGACGTTCCTCCTGGCGTGGTTCGCCTCCGTGGTCAACTGGGCCTTCGAGCACCGGGACGAGGGGCGCCGCGTGCTGCCCGGGGTCGCGGTGTTCGCGGGCGTGCTCGGGGCCATCCTCGTTTTCGGCGCGCTGCGGCTCGCGGGGGCGGGGAGCGTGGGCGAGCGCGTGCCGGTCGCGGGCATCACGGTGGCGGGGGAGGTGGCCACGGGACGCGAGGCGGGGCTGTCCCGGCTCATCCAGGGCGGAGCCTTCGGTGACGAGGACTGGCGTGCCTTCGCCGAGGCCTCGGGGGCGGTGAACGAGGAGTTGCTGCGCCTGTCGGAGCGCGAGGCCGAGCGAGGGGCGAAGCTCATCCTCTGGTCCGAGGGCAACGCGGTGGTGCTGGCCGGGCAACTGCCAGCCCTGCTCTCACGAGGGAGCGCCCTGGCGCGTGAGCGCGGCGTGTGGCTCGGCATGGCGGTGGCGAGCTTCGAGCCCTCGGCGGAGCGCATGTTGCGCAACGAGCTCATCCTGGTGGGGCCGGAGGGGAACGTGGCCTGGCGCTACGTGAAGGCCCGGCCGGTGCCGGGCTGGGAAGCGGCTCACTCCATCCCTGGCAGCCCGGAGGTGCCGGTGCTGAGGGACTCGGGCGTGGGCAACCTGGGCGGTGCCATCTGCTTCGATGGGGACTTCCCGGCGGATTTCGCCGGCCCCACGGCGCGGGGCCTCGAGCTGCTCCTGCTGCCCGCGAGCGACTGGCGGGGCATCAGCGCGCCGCACATGCGGCAGGCGGTGTTCCGCGCGGTGGAGCAGGGGTTCAGCCTGTTGCGGCAGGCCAACCAGGGCCTGTCGGTGGCGGTGGATGGCTACGGGCGTGTGTACGGCGAGATGGATCACTTCACGGCGGAGGAGCGCGTGTTGCGCGCGGAGCTGCCGGTGGGGAGGGTGCCCACGCTCTATGCTCGCATCGGTGATGCCGTGGGGGTGCTCTCCGGTCTGGCCGCGCTGGGGTGGGTGGCCTGGGCCGTCGTGGGGGGGCTGGCCCGGCGGTGGCGTGCGCGTGAGCGACTTCACGCGCAGCCAGACGTTTGAGCGGCTACGAGAGCGGGTGCAACGGGTGATGCGCAGCGTCAATCCCGCGCAGGGTCCGCGTCGGCGCGCGAGTTGAAACCGAATGCCCTTCGCGCAATCGTCGCGAACGAAGCGGGAGCGCGCGTGTGAATGCCGCGTCTCCGACACGTCGGCGCTGCCGTTGGACCACAGGAGCGAGATGATGAATCGCAGGACATTCATGCTGTTGGGGGTTGCCCCGCTGGCCATGGTGGCGTGCCGCGGCGACGACGACAAACCGACACCCACGGAGCCAACACCCACCGACGACCGGGCGAGCCGCGCTCGCGATGCCATGAAGCGCGCCGCCGTGTACATGGACGAGCGGGTGTCCTACCGAGGTGGCTACGTCTGGGCCTATCTCGCGGACCTGTCCAAGAGCTGGGGTGAGATGGAAGCCAAGCGCACCATGTGCTGGATCCAGCCTCCCGGCACGCCGACCGCGGCTCATTCCTTCCTCGACGCCTATCACGCCACCGGGGACGAGGCGTTCTACCGGGCGGCCGAACGCAGCGGCCTGGCGCTGATCGAGGCGCAACATCCGGCCGGGGGTTGGAACTACATCTACGACTTCGCGGGCGAGGAGTCGCTGAAGCACTGGTACGAAACCGTCGGCATCAACGGCTGGCGGCTCGAGGAGTTCCAGCATTACTACGGCAATGCGACCTTCGACGACGCCGGCACCGCGGTGGCCTCGCAGGTCCTCCTGCGCTTGTACCTCGAGAAGCGCGATCCGCGCTTCCTCGAGCCGCTGAACAAGGCGATCTCGTTCGTCCTCGACGCGCAGTACAAGGGCGGAGTCGCCGACGGTGGCTGGCCGCAGCGCTATCCGCCGTCGCCCAACGCGATCTCGTCCATGCCACGGCCCAATCCGGAGCAATTGCCGTCGGGCGCGTCGCAGGGCATGGCGGACGGCGACTACACGCGTCACGTCACGTTCAACGACGATGTCGCCGGCGAGAACATCAAGTTCCTGCTGATGTGCGTGATCGGACTCGGCGAGACGCGGCTCATCGAGCCCGTCACGCGCGCGATGGAGGCGCTGCGCCGCTTGCAACAGCCGGCGCCGCAGGCCGGATGGGGGCTGCAACACCTGTCGGCCGATCAGGACGGCCGCCTCGCGGGGGCTCCGGCCGGCGCGCGCAGCTATGAGCCCAGGGCCCTGGCCACCCACACCACCCAGACGAACATCCAGCAGTTGTTCCACTACTTCCGGCTCACCGGCGACCGCAAGTACCTCGCGCGGGTGCCCGAGGCCATTGCCTGGCTCGAGAGCACGCGGCTGACGGAACAGATGATCGCCGAGAACCCGCTGCTCACGGGCCGCACGCACCCGACCTTCATCGAGCTGGGCACCAACCGGCCGCTGTTCGTGCACCGCTACGGCTCCAACATCTGGAATGGCGCCTACTATGTGGACTACGACCATCGCGCCACGCCGTCGCACTACTCGGCGGGTCGCAGCATCAACCTCGCCAACCTGCGGGCGACCTACGATCAGCTCAGCTCGATGAGCGACGTGGCGATCGCGGAGATGGTGGCGAAGTCGCCCCTGAAGACCACCCAGCCGCGGGCGCTGCCGAAGTACTTCTCGCTTCGCGAGGTGGATTTTCCCGACCTGTATGCCGACGCGGTGATGACCACGCCCACGGTGACGGACGAGACGGTCGACACGCTGATTCAGGACCTGGGCACCAAGGATCATTGGCTGACGCCCGTGGTGCGCAGCGACCCGGCGGTCGCGGCCTCCTTCGTCACCAACCCGTACCGCGGCAACGGGCCCAGTGCGCCCTACCTCGGTGACGCGTACCGCAGCAAGCACGTCGGCGACATCTACGACACCTCCCCCTACGACTCCCAGGATCCGCCGGCCACCTATGAGAAGAAGCCGCGTTTGAACGGCATCTCCACCGCGGACTTCGTCAGCAACCTGGGCAAGCTGATCGCATACGTCGCGCCGCTGAAGTGACGTGGGCTGGCCGTCGTGGGGGGACGGCCCGGCGATGGCCCGCGCGTGAGAGGCTTCACGCGCGGCCAGACGCTTGACGCCGGCTACTGGATCTTCTTGTGCCCGGTGGGTGAGGAGTTGTCCTGGGGATGACTCTCGGGAGGAGGCTCTTGAGCAAGGTGTGGTTCATATGTTGTTCGAGGGGGGGCGTGGCGCCGTGTGGGGACGACGTTCGCATTACGGCTGGATTTCAATTTTTCCGGGGAAATGGCATGGAATTCCCGAACGGGTACCAGCCTGATCACCACGGGAGGTTCATATGGAGCTGAAGGAGAAGATCGTCCTCGTGACGGGGGCCAGCGGGTTCGTGGGGACGTACGTCGCCCGGGGCTTGCGCGAGCAGGGCGTCCGGGTTCGCGCGCTGGTGCGCCGCCCCGAGGCCCGGGCGGAGCTGGAGCGGTTCGGCGTGGAGGCGGTGCTGGGAGATCTGACGGACGCGCGCTCCGTGGAGGCCGCCGTGCGAGGCACCCAGGCCATCGTGCACTGCGCGGTGCAGGCCGCGGTGGATGTCTCCGAGGCCCGGCGGGTGAACGTGGAGGGCACGCGCACGCTGGCCCAGGCCGCGCTCGCCACCGGCTGCGAGCGCTTCGTGCACATCTCCACCATCGCCGTCTACCCGCTGCGCGACCGGGAGGGCATCGTGGACGAGTCCCTTCCCCTGGCGGATGACAAGGATGCCTACTCCATCACCAAGATCGAGGCGGAGCGCGAGGTGGAGGCCGTGGCGGCCCGGGGCCTGCGCACGGTCATCCTCCGTCCTCCGGCCATCCTCGGCGCTCACCCCAGCTCCTTCTGGGGAACCCGGTTGCCCAAGGACATCGCGGCCGGACAGTTCGCGCAGGTGGACGAGGGCCGGCGCCCCCTGAGCTATGTCCACGTCCTCAGCCTGGTGGATGCCGTGATCCGCGCCTTGCGCGTCGACGAGGCCGTGGGCCAGACGTTCAACATCACCGACGGGCACACGCCCTGGCATCGGTACACGGACTTCTTCAAGACCCGCCCGCTGCCCTCGGTCCCGTCGACGCAGCTCCCCGCGTTCATGAGCTTCCAGGGGACGTTCTCGACCGAGAAGGCCCAGCGCGTGCTGGGCTGGACGCCCCGGGACACCTTCGACCCGGTCATGGCCGAGGTGGTGCGCGCCCTGCCGAAGCCGTAGGCTGCCCTGGCCTCGAGCGATTCGTGGAGGGGGTGGAGCCAGGGAGCGTAGCCCGTGGGTCCACGTCCCCGAGCCCGTGTGTTGCGTGCGTGTCGACATGTCTGGCTCGGCGGGCGGCCGCCCTCCCTCGGAAGGGAGGGGCTCGCGAGTGCTGGTACAGGCCGTGCATTCCCTGGCAGACCCCTCCAGGAGAATCTCGTGAGCATTCAAGATGCGGTGATGAAGGTGGGTCTGCTCCTGCTGCTGACCGTGGGCTCGGCCGCCCAGGCCGACTACCCCATACTGTGTTATCCGGGCGTGGCCATCAAAGACGCCGTCTCGAACAACTTCGCGGGCTGCCAATATACCACCTGGGGCACCAACCCGTGCGCCCAGACCCCCCCGGGGACCAGTACCCCCTTGTATCCAACGAACAGCGGGTTTTGCGTCACCTGCCTCAACGAGCCGTATCGCAGCCAGGTGCTGGGCGGCAACTGGTCGGCTGTCTCGCCCAATGACTTCGCGTGCATGTCCTGCGTCACCAAGCCCGCGAGCAGCGTGGGGTGGTGGAGCTTCGATGAAAACTTCGACGACTCCTATAGCCTGTCGAGCAATGGCGTGAACCTCGACGACCGGATCGCGTACGACATGTACAATGCATTGCCCAGCGCCGGGAAGGTGCATGGGGCCTGGCAACTCGATGGCGTGCATGACTATGTCCAGGTGGCGGACCATCCCAGCCTGAACTTCGGGATGACCAGCTTCTCCTTCGAGGGGTGGGTGCAATTGTCGACCGCACTCACCTACGCCGGGTCCTTTGTCCTGG
Above is a window of Cystobacter fuscus DNA encoding:
- a CDS encoding PadR family transcriptional regulator; the encoded protein is MARENTCQFAILGMLCREPMSGYGLRQAIERTVGHFWQESYGNLYPTLERMEAEALVVLDREEHSPGGRVRKVYRVTAEGRKVLAEWLRRPVVPHVERNELLLKLFFGARVGPEDSLAHVERSRAEAEGLLAALRLIDEDFRRSREGHPEEPYSHLSIRAGLLGLEAHLRWCDEAQEALQRLAHTKGSKKAEGGVG
- a CDS encoding apolipoprotein N-acyltransferase, translated to MSGEEGSRRSPVFLPWLALVGGAGMSMLLNSRGSLLPGWLMGALLLFFVRQQRPWVGFVGILSVNTLATGLANLEVFPGSVAGNFGMALGGALFLALTFLADRLIVGPRASFAGTFFLPAAMTGLELFSSVGNPFGTWGSLAYSQAGAPVLVQFVSVTGLWGLTFLLAWFASVVNWAFEHRDEGRRVLPGVAVFAGVLGAILVFGALRLAGAGSVGERVPVAGITVAGEVATGREAGLSRLIQGGAFGDEDWRAFAEASGAVNEELLRLSEREAERGAKLILWSEGNAVVLAGQLPALLSRGSALARERGVWLGMAVASFEPSAERMLRNELILVGPEGNVAWRYVKARPVPGWEAAHSIPGSPEVPVLRDSGVGNLGGAICFDGDFPADFAGPTARGLELLLLPASDWRGISAPHMRQAVFRAVEQGFSLLRQANQGLSVAVDGYGRVYGEMDHFTAEERVLRAELPVGRVPTLYARIGDAVGVLSGLAALGWVAWAVVGGLARRWRARERLHAQPDV
- a CDS encoding pectate lyase, with protein sequence MMNRRTFMLLGVAPLAMVACRGDDDKPTPTEPTPTDDRASRARDAMKRAAVYMDERVSYRGGYVWAYLADLSKSWGEMEAKRTMCWIQPPGTPTAAHSFLDAYHATGDEAFYRAAERSGLALIEAQHPAGGWNYIYDFAGEESLKHWYETVGINGWRLEEFQHYYGNATFDDAGTAVASQVLLRLYLEKRDPRFLEPLNKAISFVLDAQYKGGVADGGWPQRYPPSPNAISSMPRPNPEQLPSGASQGMADGDYTRHVTFNDDVAGENIKFLLMCVIGLGETRLIEPVTRAMEALRRLQQPAPQAGWGLQHLSADQDGRLAGAPAGARSYEPRALATHTTQTNIQQLFHYFRLTGDRKYLARVPEAIAWLESTRLTEQMIAENPLLTGRTHPTFIELGTNRPLFVHRYGSNIWNGAYYVDYDHRATPSHYSAGRSINLANLRATYDQLSSMSDVAIAEMVAKSPLKTTQPRALPKYFSLREVDFPDLYADAVMTTPTVTDETVDTLIQDLGTKDHWLTPVVRSDPAVAASFVTNPYRGNGPSAPYLGDAYRSKHVGDIYDTSPYDSQDPPATYEKKPRLNGISTADFVSNLGKLIAYVAPLK
- a CDS encoding NAD-dependent epimerase/dehydratase family protein — encoded protein: MELKEKIVLVTGASGFVGTYVARGLREQGVRVRALVRRPEARAELERFGVEAVLGDLTDARSVEAAVRGTQAIVHCAVQAAVDVSEARRVNVEGTRTLAQAALATGCERFVHISTIAVYPLRDREGIVDESLPLADDKDAYSITKIEAEREVEAVAARGLRTVILRPPAILGAHPSSFWGTRLPKDIAAGQFAQVDEGRRPLSYVHVLSLVDAVIRALRVDEAVGQTFNITDGHTPWHRYTDFFKTRPLPSVPSTQLPAFMSFQGTFSTEKAQRVLGWTPRDTFDPVMAEVVRALPKP
- a CDS encoding LamG domain-containing protein, with the protein product MSIQDAVMKVGLLLLLTVGSAAQADYPILCYPGVAIKDAVSNNFAGCQYTTWGTNPCAQTPPGTSTPLYPTNSGFCVTCLNEPYRSQVLGGNWSAVSPNDFACMSCVTKPASSVGWWSFDENFDDSYSLSSNGVNLDDRIAYDMYNALPSAGKVHGAWQLDGVHDYVQVADHPSLNFGMTSFSFEGWVQLSTALTYAGSFVLVDKMAGNNPFTGYRIALTDRRLNLFLATGGLPYSWLSSAQQADLVPNDGQWHHVAVRVARASSPTGIQFYVDGGLVGTGNAAVRSGSLTNTAPLKFGSGLNGNIAQYTKIGVDEFSLYKRALDVSEIQRVYNAGRSGVCKDFERPEWWPTQG